Proteins encoded together in one Drosophila albomicans strain 15112-1751.03 chromosome 2R, ASM965048v2, whole genome shotgun sequence window:
- the LOC117575327 gene encoding progestin and adipoQ receptor family member 3 isoform X2, whose protein sequence is METTVITTTTTTTTAELKRNGRNNKKKNLDGQLTADSTTDTSHQFPANEEPNVLGHGPDFDDKHSTFKWLCNFDDAPTHLKFNPYIRRGYRTFLSNKLCLQSIFWWTNETINIWSHLAGCILFIGLTIFDLQFLREHAEFSDQVLVVCLLVCFCLCMLLSAIYHIFSCKSEEHYELFLSVDFLGISLSLVAIYISGMYYAFWCHTFLRTLYSTIALGMFGLAIAVQIPQLNVSMNGKVAVLLLWSAYGILPLGHWAYAMGGLEHELVGLMVPRIVIMYALCLVAFVFYAAKIPERWLNGKVDFVGHSHNWWHLIIVAAFYHWHNTGIVYAEYRLNNSCSGPVLA, encoded by the exons ATGGAAACCACAGTtataacaaccacaacaacaacaaccacagccgAATTAAAACGCAATGGgcgcaacaataaaaagaaaaac CTCGATGGTCAATTAACTGCAGACTCGACCACGGACACCTCGCATCAGTTTCCGGCCAATGAGGAGCCGAATGTTCTTGGACATGGCCCAGATTTTGATGACAAACACTCCACATTCAAATGGCTGTGCAACTTCGATGAT GCGCCAAcccatttgaaatttaatccGTACATTCGTCGCGGATATCGCACATTCCTCTCCAACAAGTTGTGCCTGCAGAGCATATTCTGGTGGACTAATGAGACG ATCAACATCTGGAGCCATTTGGCTGGCTGTATTCTCTTTATTGGACTGACGATCTTTGACTTGCAATTTCTACGCGAACATGCGGAATTCAGTGATCAAGTGCTCGTCGTCTGTTTGCTCGTCTGCTTCTGTCTGTGCATGCTACTCTCGGCTATCTATCACATCTTCTCCTGTAAATCGGAGGAGCACTATGAACTATTTCTATCGGTGGACTTTCTGGGCATATCCTTATCACTAGTGGCGATCTATATCAGCGGCATGTATTACGCCTTCTGGTGCCATACG TTCCTTCGAACTCTTTACTCGACCATCGCCCTGGGCATGTTTGGCTTGGCCATCGCTGTGCAGATTCCTCAGCTGAATGTCTCCATGAATGGCAAAGTTGCTGTCTTGTTGCTGTGGTCTGCCTATGGCATTCTTCCACTGGGACATTGGGCCTATGCAATGGGTGGATTGGAGCATGAACTGGTTGGTTTGATGGTGCCACGCATTGTCATCATGTATGCGCTCTGTCTGGTGGCATTTGTGTTTTATGCCGCCAAGATTCCAGAGCGTTGGCTCAATGGCAAAGTTGATTTTGTTGGCCACTCGCACAACTGGTGGCATCTGATCATTGTGGCCGCCTTCTATCATTGGCACAACACGGGCATTGTCTATGCCGAGTATCGCTTAAACAACAGCTGCAGTGGGCCGGTGCTAGCTTAG
- the LOC117575327 gene encoding progestin and adipoQ receptor family member 3 isoform X1 — protein MAPRPHESLASSQLLADCDLSGAYNRKSAKDADSWLDGQLTADSTTDTSHQFPANEEPNVLGHGPDFDDKHSTFKWLCNFDDAPTHLKFNPYIRRGYRTFLSNKLCLQSIFWWTNETINIWSHLAGCILFIGLTIFDLQFLREHAEFSDQVLVVCLLVCFCLCMLLSAIYHIFSCKSEEHYELFLSVDFLGISLSLVAIYISGMYYAFWCHTFLRTLYSTIALGMFGLAIAVQIPQLNVSMNGKVAVLLLWSAYGILPLGHWAYAMGGLEHELVGLMVPRIVIMYALCLVAFVFYAAKIPERWLNGKVDFVGHSHNWWHLIIVAAFYHWHNTGIVYAEYRLNNSCSGPVLA, from the exons ATGGCTCCACGACCCCACGAAAGTCTTGCGTCGTCGCAGCTTTTAGCTGATTGCGATCTAAGCGGCGCATATAATCGCAAGTCAGCAAAGGACGCGGACAGCTGG CTCGATGGTCAATTAACTGCAGACTCGACCACGGACACCTCGCATCAGTTTCCGGCCAATGAGGAGCCGAATGTTCTTGGACATGGCCCAGATTTTGATGACAAACACTCCACATTCAAATGGCTGTGCAACTTCGATGAT GCGCCAAcccatttgaaatttaatccGTACATTCGTCGCGGATATCGCACATTCCTCTCCAACAAGTTGTGCCTGCAGAGCATATTCTGGTGGACTAATGAGACG ATCAACATCTGGAGCCATTTGGCTGGCTGTATTCTCTTTATTGGACTGACGATCTTTGACTTGCAATTTCTACGCGAACATGCGGAATTCAGTGATCAAGTGCTCGTCGTCTGTTTGCTCGTCTGCTTCTGTCTGTGCATGCTACTCTCGGCTATCTATCACATCTTCTCCTGTAAATCGGAGGAGCACTATGAACTATTTCTATCGGTGGACTTTCTGGGCATATCCTTATCACTAGTGGCGATCTATATCAGCGGCATGTATTACGCCTTCTGGTGCCATACG TTCCTTCGAACTCTTTACTCGACCATCGCCCTGGGCATGTTTGGCTTGGCCATCGCTGTGCAGATTCCTCAGCTGAATGTCTCCATGAATGGCAAAGTTGCTGTCTTGTTGCTGTGGTCTGCCTATGGCATTCTTCCACTGGGACATTGGGCCTATGCAATGGGTGGATTGGAGCATGAACTGGTTGGTTTGATGGTGCCACGCATTGTCATCATGTATGCGCTCTGTCTGGTGGCATTTGTGTTTTATGCCGCCAAGATTCCAGAGCGTTGGCTCAATGGCAAAGTTGATTTTGTTGGCCACTCGCACAACTGGTGGCATCTGATCATTGTGGCCGCCTTCTATCATTGGCACAACACGGGCATTGTCTATGCCGAGTATCGCTTAAACAACAGCTGCAGTGGGCCGGTGCTAGCTTAG
- the LOC117574228 gene encoding ubiquitin-conjugating enzyme E2-17 kDa, protein MALKRINKELQDLGRDPPAQCSAGPVGDDLFHWQATIMGPPDSPYQGGVFFLTIHFPTDYPFKPPKVAFTTRIYHPNINSNGSICLDILRSQWSPALTISKVLLSICSLLCDPNPDDPLVPEIARIYKTDREKYNELAREWTRKYAM, encoded by the exons ATGGCGTTAAAAAGAATCAATAAG gAACTGCAAGATCTGGGCAGAGATCCACCTGCACAATGTTCAGCTGGACCAGTTGGAGATGATT TATTTCACTGGCAAGCTACAATAATGGGCCCG CCGGACAGCCCTTACCAAGGAGGTGTATTTTTCTTAACTATACATTTTCCAACAGACTATCCTTTTAAGCCACCAAAAGTGGCCTTTACAACACGCATATACCATCCAAACATTAACAGCAATGGATCGATTTGCCTCGATATATTAAGATCTCAGTGGTCGCCAGCATTAACTATTTCAAAAG TCTTATTATCAATTTGCTCTCTACTCTGTGATCCCAATCCAGATGATCCGCTTGTTCCAGAGATTGCCAGAATATATAAAACTGATCGGGAAAAATACAATGAGCTGGCACGAGAGTGGACTAGGAAGTATGCTATGTGA